The genomic stretch CTTGATCACCTTCTGCTGAAAATAGCTGTCGTTCGCCGCCAGGCAGGGCGCCGCCGCACGAAAGCCGAACTCCGGGCCTTCAGTGACCGCCTTGCCCTTGCGCACTCCTTCCACAAAGTTCAGCCAGTGATCGGCCGATTCGGAATAACCCTGCGGAGCCGCATATTTTACAGGATCTTTTTTCTGCGACTGCTGGTCTGCTTTGGACCAGCGCTGCTCGTACTGTGTTTTCAGCGTTTCCTGCATAGCCTGCGGATAGGTAGTGACGGCATCCCAGCCCCCAAAGCCCGGTGCTTTGGGCAGGATACTATGGTTGATGATAAAATCATTACCGCCCATTTCCAGCACGCCTTCGCTGCCAATAAAACGGGTAACGCTTTTACCGCCATTGCCGCTGATGAAATTCACGCGCAGCATCACCTGGAAAGCAGGATGCTGCGGTGTTTCCGGGTAGTTCATCACGGCCGTCATAACGTCCGGCACATTGCGGCCGTCTTTCCAATAGCTCAGCTGACCTGATGAAAATATGGTATCCGGTCCGTAGGAATCAGTAATGGTATGAATACCCGACAGCAGGTGAACAAAGAGGTCCCCGGCCACCCCGGTGCCAAACTCTTTATAATTCCGCCACCAGAAGAATTTCTTAGGATCATACGGTGTTTTGGGCATACCGGCAATATAACGGTCCCAGTCAACCGTTTGGGGCGAACCATCGGTAGGCATGGTGTATTGCCAGGCCCCGTTAGCACTCTGCCGGTCGAAGCTGGCCTCAATGCAGTTCAGCTGGCCTATCTCTCCTGCCCTGTACAGTTCCCGGGCCTTGGCGTATACGATGCTGCTGACGCGCTGGCTACCCACCTGCATGGTCTTGCCGGACTGCTGCCGGGCCTGGATCACAGGCAGCCCCTCGCTGATCTTATGCACCATCGGCTTTTCACAATAGACGGCCTTGCCTTTTTTGAGGGCGTCAATGGAAATGCGGGCATGCCACTGATCACTGGTAGCTATGATGACGGCATCAATATCTTTTCGTTCCAGCAGTTCCCGGTAATCCTGGGTGGTGAACAGGTCTTTGCCCCATAATTCTTTAGCCCTTTCCAGCCGGCCGGTATAGAGATCGCAGACGCCAGCCAGTTCTACCCCGGGAATTTTGAGGGCGGTATCCAGGTTGGCATGGCCCATAATGCCCAGGCCAATGCAGGCAATGCGCAGTGTGTCGTTGGCAGTGATGGGCTTTTCATAGTGGAGGATGCGTTCTTCCATTTTTTCT from Candidatus Pseudobacter hemicellulosilyticus encodes the following:
- a CDS encoding Gfo/Idh/MocA family oxidoreductase; translated protein: MPGSSHRRKFLKQLSGSALLLSASPFATLANEEKMEERILHYEKPITANDTLRIACIGLGIMGHANLDTALKIPGVELAGVCDLYTGRLERAKELWGKDLFTTQDYRELLERKDIDAVIIATSDQWHARISIDALKKGKAVYCEKPMVHKISEGLPVIQARQQSGKTMQVGSQRVSSIVYAKARELYRAGEIGQLNCIEASFDRQSANGAWQYTMPTDGSPQTVDWDRYIAGMPKTPYDPKKFFWWRNYKEFGTGVAGDLFVHLLSGIHTITDSYGPDTIFSSGQLSYWKDGRNVPDVMTAVMNYPETPQHPAFQVMLRVNFISGNGGKSVTRFIGSEGVLEMGGNDFIINHSILPKAPGFGGWDAVTTYPQAMQETLKTQYEQRWSKADQQSQKKDPVKYAAPQGYSESADHWLNFVEGVRKGKAVTEGPEFGFRAAAPCLAANDSYFQQKVIKWDPEKMKLR